The region TCATCTACATTCTTGCCTTTCTGGGAAACTTACTTCTCATTGTCTTGATTTGGGGGGACTCTCGGCTCCATACACCCATGTACATTCTCCTCAGTCAACTCTCCCTCATTGACTTGACATTAACTTCTACCATTATTCCGAAGACAGCCTCTAACTTTTTCACGAGGAAAAGGACCATATCACGGATTGGCTGTGGAATGCAGAGTTTCTTCTACCTGATGTTGGGAATGTCAGAATGCCTCATCTTGACTCTCATGGCTTATGATCGCTACGTGGCTGTCTGCATCCCACTGCGTTATCTCACCATCATGAGCCCCAGGTTCTGTCTGCACATGGTTGCTGGATGTTGGATTGGAGGCTCCATAGGTTCATTTATCCATACAGTCTACCCTATGCATTTTCCCATCTGTGGGTCAAGGGAGATCCACCATTTCTTCTGTGAGGTCCCAGTCCTCATTAAGCTTTCCTGTGAAGACACGTCAGTGTACCAGTTAGTGGTGGTGGTTACAAGCATTGTACTGCTTGTTGTGCCTTTCAGTCTCATCATAGCTTCCTATACACTCATCTTCCTCACTGTCCTCCGTATGAACTCTGTCAAGGGCAGGAAAAAAGCCCTGACCACCTGCTCTTCCCACTTGACTGTGGTAAGTCTCTTCTTTGGCCCAAACATATTCATCTACATGACTTTCACTTCCTCACACAGTCCAGAACAGGACCAGGCTCTCTCTCTTTTCAGCAACATCCTCACCCCCTTGCTGAACCCCCttatctacagcctgaggaataAGGAGGTGGTGGCAGCACTCATGAAGTTGATGGGGAGATGTGGGGTATCTTAATAGATAAGGAACACTTctcagctgtgaaaagaacatgCTTGTGACCATGGACTAAACTACAGTTCAGAGTTTAAATCCCAAGGTGTTGTGTGGTTCAGGAAACCAGGGTGATTGCAACCCTATGTAAATAAAACTTTTCATGTGTGATTTCCCGGTTTCTAATGGAGGTCCTTAACTTTTCACTGGGGCATTATTATGTTaggaaaaattcaagaaaattagtttacatgttaagttaaatattatttgaaatctATGAcgttattaaaatttttctctaataaaatataaattaactatGGACCTCAAGATGAACTAAAATTCCATTAGTTGGCTTACTATTAAAATTAGCAAGataagttgaaataaataaaaattattttaaatgaaccaGGTTTAGGTGAATTCCaaagtttaatattaaaataaactggTATATTTTATAATACAAGATGCTAAGGAAAGGTGCATTTTAAACTATGAGATGATAAGATAAAgtcatttaaatatgtattagGGGCTATATGCTCATACCCTACTGTATAAATATCTTATTGCATAGTtgactgccggggtccagcctcggcaggatccagggcgTACCCTCGGAATGAAGGGCAtcggcaagagagagagagaagacacatgaGACCAGCCTTGACAGGGCCAGGTTTCAGGatgacgagagagagagagagagagagagtgagtgaccagacgggggtaTTTGCAGGGTCttgcaatgctttattttttaccatagcttttatatccTTACTcagaacgttttcaaggtacaagatgcttactcatgctTACACAAGATTAGtattacatcattttgttttttaggaaaagcaggatggtttttgctttctaattctatagtaaattttaccacatgatcttctggccttgggtcttattaacattttatgcaggtcaggtgaatgtaaacctattttccgtttctatggtgaccttaactgaaaggtagcagtctcatagggcaacagtagagtagaagtataaccttgttaatataaaaattaatccttctgcagaagttgtcagttgcatttatctaagaagtttaccccacactgactctgcgactttggtgaggcagacTCTGCCTAGCAGTCTTGACTAATAATTAACAACCatttcattgttaccacactagggctaagctcttatttttctagatctataactatattaacaatggtttctataacacaaccttagcacattaaaagcaaaaacacagcaagcaaacgtcAACCCAACAACCACCTTTAGAAtagttttttttatgttttctaataggactccttcacccctcaaaaaggctctatgtctattagggcttttatataatcaggttctttatgctattttattattaggatattataagcaatcattgcatattagtaccaagggcataaatgcatttggcaaacaaactaccagcaaaggagtttaaattaaaacactcctttcaccctggataatctcataaaataccaccacctgggaaacattgattaaagttctaaattgattcttatttgggaagagatcaggaaaggccttctgcctgtgtcacagaaattagagagaagtctattgaagcaagcatcagaaagacagatatcatctttaaggtgagtgccgggggcagcttttaggaatccctgaaaacctaatctgccttgcctgtcaggcttttccCTCATGACCTGTCATGGGTGGGacctcgtgagctggccttttcgaaatccctgaaaacctgatccgccttgcctgtaAGGTTTCCTCCCTCATGACTTTGTCatgggtagggtctcatgtgttggctcctgGCAGTTGACTCTTATAATTAGTTACTAAAATCACAttaactaaatggatacaaattCCATACTATAATTAAAAGGGAAGAATAGTATCTAAAAGTAGTATACTGGACAATTGGGGAAATTATGAGATGCTGCCCTTCTGCTGTTCTCTCCCCaacatttttccctttccttgaATGAAACCTCAGGAACTCTCCATTTGACTTGCTTCCCCTTAGACTGTGAGAATTCCTTGTTCATTTTAAGCTACAAGAGTAGCCTAAATTTAATAACTTTAGTAAATTTCCTTAAGATATGTATCTACATCTTACgataacaccttctagaactaacacccaaaaaagatgtccttttcttcataggggactggaatgcaaaagtaaaaagtcaagacatacctggggtaacaggcaagtttggcttgagagtacaaaatgaagcagggcaaaggctaacaaagattttccaagagaacacaccggtcatagcaaacatcctcttccaacaacacaaaagacaactatacacatggacatcaccagatggtcagtaccaaaatcaggttgattatattctttgtgactgaagatggaggagctctatacagtcaggagaaacaagacctggagctgactgtggctctcaTCATGAACACcatgttgcaaaattcagacttaaattgaagaaagtaggtaaaaccactaggccattcagatatgacctaaatcaaatcccttatgattatgctgTGGAtgtgacaaatacattcaagggattagatctaatagggTGCCTGAAGCACTATGggtggaagtttgtgacattgtagaaGAGGCAATAATCAAGaccaccccaagaaaaagaaatgcaaaaggcaaaatggttttctgaggagggcTTCCAAACacctgggaaaagaaaagaacctaaaggcaaaggagaagaggaaagatatacccatctttGGAATGAAACTATTCTAGGGAATATCACCAGCCTGATTATCCCTTCATCCTTAAAATggagaataaaattaaatataatgtcATATTTAATATTCACTAACAGTTAGTGAATATGTTTTCAATAAACTTATAAAGGCAACAAACTTTTTCTTTTAGGATtcagatatttaatattttaggctttgtgatcTATAGTGTCTCTGCCACAACTAATCAACACTGAAAGTATAGAAGCAGGTGTAACTAATATGGAAATTAATAAGAATGAATGTATTCTAataaaccttcctgaaggacactgaaatttgaatttcacacaATTTTCTGAGCCCATGGGCCATACAAATGTATGCAGCAGGGCAGATTTGGTGGTAGTTTGCTGACTCTAAATACAGATGCTATAAAGGTAAATTAGTGTTATCTTTGTCCTCAAACAGCTGCATTATAACATTAAAGTGTAAGCACACATGCAAAGCAGTAATTTAATATAACAAGGCAAAAATTTTGATCAAAAATCCAGAGTAGTGTATGGTATGTTTGTTCATACCACTTGTACAAATTAAACACTTATTAATTTATACATTTGTATGCAAAGAGTTGATATTGCCAAAATACTAC is a window of Muntiacus reevesi chromosome 1, mMunRee1.1, whole genome shotgun sequence DNA encoding:
- the LOC136158076 gene encoding olfactory receptor 2L8-like, which gives rise to MVGGNASSVTDFILMGLFPEFQHSIVLNFMIIFIYILAFLGNLLLIVLIWGDSRLHTPMYILLSQLSLIDLTLTSTIIPKTASNFFTRKRTISRIGCGMQSFFYLMLGMSECLILTLMAYDRYVAVCIPLRYLTIMSPRFCLHMVAGCWIGGSIGSFIHTVYPMHFPICGSREIHHFFCEVPVLIKLSCEDTSVYQLVVVVTSIVLLVVPFSLIIASYTLIFLTVLRMNSVKGRKKALTTCSSHLTVVSLFFGPNIFIYMTFTSSHSPEQDQALSLFSNILTPLLNPLIYSLRNKEVVAALMKLMGRCGVS